Within the Pseudoxanthomonas sp. YR558 genome, the region GGGCCAGCGAGAGGCGCTTCTTCTGGCCGGCGGAGAGCTGCCGCGCCAGGGCGTCCTCGTAGCCGGCCAAGCCGACCATGGCCAGCGCATTGCCCGGCATCTGGCGTGCGCGCCGCCCGTGCAGGCCGCAGAGGAAGTTGAGGTTCTCCAGCGCGCTCAGGTCGCCTTTCAGCGCCGGCAGGTGGCCCAAATAGGCCATGGCGTGGGCGCGGCGTGCGGGGCCAGCGGGATGGCCATCGATGTCGATATGGCCCGCATCCGCGCGCAGCAGGCCGGCCAGCACGCGCAGCAGCGTGGTCTTGCCGACGCCATTGCCTCCCTGCACCAGCAGGGCCTCGCCCGCGTCCACGGCGAAATCCAGCGGCCCGAACACCGGCTCGTCGTTGCGCGAGAACGCCAGGCCCTGGGCGGCCAGCAACGGCGGATGGGAAGGAGCGGCGTCGGTCATCGGATCGGGCGTTCCCGGGCGGGAGGCTGGGGTGTCCTGGGGCTCAGCCGCCCATTCTAAACGGTGTCACCCGTCAGGCCGCCTGCGACATACGGTCGCGCCCCGCGGGGCCCCTTCTTAGCCCACCCAGTCCGTGTGTGGATCGCCGTCGGCACCGGCCGGGCGCGGCCACATCATCCGCAGGCGGACCGGTTCGCCCGCGCTCCAGCAGAGGGTGCCGCCCTGGCCAAATTCCCGAGCCAGCGCGTCGGCCTGGGCCAGCGTGGCGTCCAGCACCAGGCAGCCGTATTCGACCATGCCACCGCGGTTGTCGCAGCCGAGGGCCGGATGCAGCGTCAACCCAAGCGTCTGTACGCGCGCTTCCAGCCGGGCCTGCGCGGCGTCGTTGTCCGCGCGCGACGCCTCGCCGGGTGGGGGATTCCACGCGGTGATGAACAGATAGCGGTCCGCCATGACCTGGCGTTCGACCTCGGGGGCGGACAGGCCGGTGCAGAACAGCCATTCCTTGCGGCCGATCGTGACGAAATAGTGCGCCGCGGCCCAGGCGATCGCCAGCCGCGCGCGCTCGGCATCGGGGACTTCCCCGTTCGCGGTGCCGTCGGCAGGAACGCTGTGTTCGGCCATGGCCGCATCATCGCGCGTAACGTCGAGCGCGTACACTCCGTGCTCCCCCTCCGCCGAGTATCTGAACCGGGATGTTCCAGCCGCAGACCAAGCTGCCCAAGGTGGGCACCACCATCTTCACCGTGATGTCGCAGCTCGCCGCCGAGCACGGCGCGGTCAACCTGGGGCAGGGCTTCCCGGATTTCGCGGTGCCGCAGCGGCTGGTGGACGAACTCGACGCCGCCATGCGCGCCGGTCACAACCAGTACGCGCCGATGACGGGCGTGGCGCCGCTGCGCCAGGCCATCGCCGAGAAGGTGCTGCGCTGCTACGGCCGCGAGGTGAACCCGGACACCGAGATCACCGTGACCAGCGGTGCGACCGAAGCGCTGTTCAACGCCATCCACGCCGTGGTGCGCCCGGGCGAAGAAGTCATCGTGCTAGACCCGGCCTACGACAGCTACGAACCGGCGATCGACCTGGCCGGTGCGCGCGCCGTGCACGTGCCGCTGGACCCGCAGACCTTCGCGGTGGACTGGGACCGCGTGCGCGCCGCGATCACCCCGCGCACGCGCATGCTGATCGTCAACAGCCCGCACAACCCGTCCGGTGCGATGTTCGACGAGGCCGATATCCGTGCGCTGTCCGCATTGCTGGAAGGCACCGGCATCTACCTGATTTCCGACGAGGTCTACGAGCACATCGTGTTCGATGGCCGCCGCCATGAATCGATCTTGCGGTATCCGGAACTGGCCGCACGCGCGTTCGTCGTCTCCAGCTTCGGCAAGACCTACCACTGCACCGGCTGGAAGATCGGCTACGCCATCGCGCCGCCGGCGCTGAGCGCGGAGTTCCGCAAGGTCCACCAGTACAACGTGTTCTGCACGTTCGCGCCGGCACAGCACGCGTTCGCCGCGATGATCCGGCAGGAACCGGAGCACTACGAGCAACTGGGCGCGTTCTACCAGGAGAAGCGCAACCGTTTCCGCGAGCAGCTGCTGGGCACGAAGTTCGTGCCGCTGCCGGTGCCTGGCGGCTATTTCCAGCTGGTCGATTATTCGGCGGTCAGCGACCTGCCGGATGCCGAGTTCGTGAAGTGGTTGACCGTCGAGCATGGCGTCACCGCGATCCCGCTGTCCCCGTTCTACGAAACGCCGCCGACCGGCCAACGCTTGGCGCGGCTGTGCTTCGCGAAGAACGAGGCGACGCTGGATGCGGCGATCGCGCGGTTGAAGACGCTGTAAGCGGATACGGAGACACAGATGCAGGACCTCCGCATTTCCCTCGTCCAGGGCGAGACCCGCTGGCACGATCCGGCGGGTAACCGCGACTACTACGGGGCGTTGATCGCGCCGCTCGCGGGGCAGACCGATCTGGTCGTCCTGCCGGAAACGTTCACCAGCGGCTTCAGCAACGAGGCCATCGACCAAGCTGAAGGCATGGACGGCGCCACGGTGGCGTGGATCCGCGAGCAGGCGGCGACGCTCAATGCGGCGATCACCGGCAGCGTGCAGCTGCGCACGGCGGAAGGCGTGTTCAACCGCCTGCTGTTTGCCACGCCCGACGGCGATCTGCAGCACTACGACAAGCGCCATCTGTTCCGCTATGCCAACGAGCACATGCGGTATGCGGCAGGCAGCGAGCGATTGACGCTCGAATGGAAGGGCTGGCGGATCAATCCGCTGGTCTGCTACGACCTGCGCTTCCCGGT harbors:
- a CDS encoding amidohydrolase; the protein is MQDLRISLVQGETRWHDPAGNRDYYGALIAPLAGQTDLVVLPETFTSGFSNEAIDQAEGMDGATVAWIREQAATLNAAITGSVQLRTAEGVFNRLLFATPDGDLQHYDKRHLFRYANEHMRYAAGSERLTLEWKGWRINPLVCYDLRFPVFARNRYDVERPGQLDFDLQLFVANWPAPRAYAWKTLLRARAIENLCYVAAVNRAGTDGNGHAYSGDSAVIDFLGQPVVELPAGEGVATSTISAAALAAHREKFPAMLDADRFELR
- a CDS encoding pyridoxal phosphate-dependent aminotransferase, whose protein sequence is MFQPQTKLPKVGTTIFTVMSQLAAEHGAVNLGQGFPDFAVPQRLVDELDAAMRAGHNQYAPMTGVAPLRQAIAEKVLRCYGREVNPDTEITVTSGATEALFNAIHAVVRPGEEVIVLDPAYDSYEPAIDLAGARAVHVPLDPQTFAVDWDRVRAAITPRTRMLIVNSPHNPSGAMFDEADIRALSALLEGTGIYLISDEVYEHIVFDGRRHESILRYPELAARAFVVSSFGKTYHCTGWKIGYAIAPPALSAEFRKVHQYNVFCTFAPAQHAFAAMIRQEPEHYEQLGAFYQEKRNRFREQLLGTKFVPLPVPGGYFQLVDYSAVSDLPDAEFVKWLTVEHGVTAIPLSPFYETPPTGQRLARLCFAKNEATLDAAIARLKTL
- a CDS encoding DUF3293 domain-containing protein, with the translated sequence MYALDVTRDDAAMAEHSVPADGTANGEVPDAERARLAIAWAAAHYFVTIGRKEWLFCTGLSAPEVERQVMADRYLFITAWNPPPGEASRADNDAAQARLEARVQTLGLTLHPALGCDNRGGMVEYGCLVLDATLAQADALAREFGQGGTLCWSAGEPVRLRMMWPRPAGADGDPHTDWVG
- the ccmA gene encoding heme ABC exporter ATP-binding protein CcmA, which produces MTDAAPSHPPLLAAQGLAFSRNDEPVFGPLDFAVDAGEALLVQGGNGVGKTTLLRVLAGLLRADAGHIDIDGHPAGPARRAHAMAYLGHLPALKGDLSALENLNFLCGLHGRRARQMPGNALAMVGLAGYEDALARQLSAGQKKRLSLARLWLSPSPLWLLDEPYANLDLDGITLVNRMISAHLRDGGAALVTTHGAYAAPPVQTRMLLLERPA